Proteins from one Psilocybe cubensis strain MGC-MH-2018 chromosome 11, whole genome shotgun sequence genomic window:
- a CDS encoding Acetyl-CoA hydrolase — protein sequence MYLDSNICIPGTGASAALRKRVRRPALLKRLMTAEELAPLFNNDDYIGWSGFTNVGYPKTVPTDRAAVPPSVRLFFVPPFSDTPLTSIPNEPIVFPQDLTYGYYSLRRNHGDPSKPLDWAIVEATAITEEGGIVPGASVGVTP from the exons ATGTACTTAGATTCAAACATCTGCATCCCGGG CACAGGGGCGTCTGCTGCTCTGCGCAAGCGTGTCCGAAGACCTGCCTTGCTGAAGAGGCTGATGACCGCAGAAGAGTTGGCCCCTCTTTTCAAT AACGATGATTAT ATTGGATGGTCTGGCTTCACAAATGTTGGATACCCCAAGACCGTTCCAACT GATCGCGCGGCGGTACCCCCATCAG TGCGTCTTTTCTTTGTACCTCCTTTCTCCGACACCCCACTCACTTCCATTCCCAATGAACCAATAGTGTTTCCACAAGATCTCACATACGGCTACTACTCCCTCCGCCGCAATCACGGGGACCCATCCAAGCCTCTGGACTGGGCCATCGTCGAAGCGACCGCCATTACTGAAGAGGGAGGTATCGTCCCCGGTGCGTCAGTGGGGGTGACACCCTAG